The DNA region TCCCAAACCTCATCACAGTCCACGTTCAACGTCTCTCCGAGCAGGTCTCCGAGTTTCATGACCAATACTCGCTACGACCTGCTCATTCCTCAAGCTACCTCAACTAGACAGTGCCTCGTATGGCGTCCGTCTTCGAGCGCGATACGTCGACGATCGGCACCGTCGTCGGGATCACCGTGATGCTCATCGCCCTGTTCGGCTCCACGTTCCTGGGCTGGGAGTGGGGTGGTTCGGGACAGCCCGTAGCCCTCGTGATCGGGGGTGCTGCGGCCCTCGCGGCGGGGTGGGTCTCGTACCGAAAGCTCCGGGGCTGAGGGAAGCGGCGATCACTCCCAGCTGTCGGGCCAGACGCCCGCCGCGCGCATCCCCGGCTCCGCGCCGTCCTCGTGGAGGCGTTCGCGGAGAGCGTCGGTGTCGACGCGGTCGGGGTCGACCGTCGTGAGTTCGCGGACGAGGAGCGCGGCGAGCATTGCGTGCTCACGGAGGATGCGGGGATCGGCTTTATCGCGGGTGTCGGCCCGGGTGTGGGTCCAGCCGCGCTCCCACCGGCCGGCCTCGCCCGCGCGGTGGCTGTGGAGCTGGAGCGCCGGCACACCCTCGTGGAGAAACGGCCAGTGGTCGCTGTAGGGATGGGGACGGTCGCTCACCGAGATCGGCTGGGCGGTGTGATCGCTCACGCGCTCGGCCGCATCGGCCATCGCGTCGGCAGTGTGGGTGATCGCGTGGAGGTCGCGGTGGCGGCCGGCTCCGTCGACGTTGACGACCGCTTTCACGCGGTCGAGATCGACGGCCTCGGCGAGCGCCGCGCTGCCCATCAGGCCGAGCTCCTCACAGCCCACGCCCGCTACTCGAACCCCGCAGTCGAGATCGAGATCGGCGAGGATGCGAGCGGCGGCGACCGCGACCGTGATCCCGCAGCCGTTATCGAGCGCGCCCTCCGCGACATCGTGGGCGTCGTAGTGGGCGAGCAGCACGATCTCCTCGTCGGTATCGGGGCCCAGAGAACCGACAACGTTCTGACTCTCGCTCTGCTCGGTCGTCGCCGCCACAGCGATGGACGTGTCCGCCCCGCGGTCTGCGTACTCGGTGAGCCACGCGCCGGTCTCGTGGCTCACGCCGATTCCGGGGATCGCGGCCTCGTGATCGAACCGGAGCGCCCCGGTGGGCGGGAGCTGGCCGGGGCGGTGGTTGTGGAAGACGAACGCTGCCGCGCCAGCGGCCGCGGCGTGTCCGAGCTTCTCCATTCGGTGGACTCGACGCTCGCCCGCCGGCGAGTCGGTGCTCGCGAGCGCCACCTTCCCCCCGACATCGGCGGCATCGATCTCGTCGGGCGTTCCATGGCCGACGTCGACCAGCTCGCCGTGAACGTCGCCGGCCGGCGAGTACGGCAGCGCAAACGTCTCGAAGGAGCGATCGATCGGCTCGCCCGCCGCGAAACCGTTGTGGCCTGCTGGCGACATGCTGACCGCGAGTTCTGCGCGCCCGCGCGTCCAGCGCTGCATCTCGAAAGGTTCGATCGTGGGCCCGATCCCGGCGCTCTCCAATCCAGCGGCGACGAGGTCGGCGGCCCGGCGCTCGCCCGGATGGCCGCCGAGGCGGTCGTCGATCTCACAGAGTCGCGTCAGGAACTGCCACGGGAACTCGTCGCGCCACGCCGCACCGAGGGCGCGGTCGGTGTCGCTCATACGTTACGAAGCGGTCGCTCATATCTAAAAGACAGGACTAAATAGCTGCTCGTTGTCATTTTGGCTGTTGTATAATGCAGCTTGATGTACATATCCTAAGATTTTTTGTAGTTTGTCCTGTCGAGAGACTATGGCAGACAGTGGTGGCAATCAGCAGCAAACGACTCGTATTCAGCAATCGAGCCAACCATCGTTTGTCATTCGTGCGCTGTGGTACTTGCTCGTCGGGTGGTGGGCAACGGGCATCTGGCTCGGAATATCCTGGCTACTGAACCTCACCATCATCGGCATCCCACTCGGGATTAAGATGATCAACATGGTTCCGAAGGTACTGACGCTCAAAAGCACGCAGAACACCCAGATCGTCACTATCGGCGACACCGGAAGTAGCGTCGAAGTTCACGGACCGAGTCAGCGAAGTCTCGTCGTGAGAGGGGTGTATTTCCTCTTGGTCGGGTGGTGGGCAAGCGGCATTTGGATGGCGCTTGCGTGGCTCGTCTCATTGACGATCGTCGGGTTGCCGCTGGCGATATGGATGTACAATATGCTCCCGGCAATCGTCTCGCTGTATCGATACTGAGCAATACTCGCCAGCGATTCGGCCCCTCTCGCTAGCCGATCAGACCACAATTTGTGATTTGAGAAGGCTTACCTCAGTCCCCTCGCAACACTTGCCCATGAGTTCGGTTCCCGAACGCGGCGAGATCGACACCGAGTACACGTGGGATTTGGGCGACCTCTTCGCCTCGGACGAGGCGTGGGAAGACGCCTTCGACGCGGTCGAGGCACGCCTCG from Halococcus salifodinae DSM 8989 includes:
- a CDS encoding M28 family metallopeptidase; its protein translation is MSDTDRALGAAWRDEFPWQFLTRLCEIDDRLGGHPGERRAADLVAAGLESAGIGPTIEPFEMQRWTRGRAELAVSMSPAGHNGFAAGEPIDRSFETFALPYSPAGDVHGELVDVGHGTPDEIDAADVGGKVALASTDSPAGERRVHRMEKLGHAAAAGAAAFVFHNHRPGQLPPTGALRFDHEAAIPGIGVSHETGAWLTEYADRGADTSIAVAATTEQSESQNVVGSLGPDTDEEIVLLAHYDAHDVAEGALDNGCGITVAVAAARILADLDLDCGVRVAGVGCEELGLMGSAALAEAVDLDRVKAVVNVDGAGRHRDLHAITHTADAMADAAERVSDHTAQPISVSDRPHPYSDHWPFLHEGVPALQLHSHRAGEAGRWERGWTHTRADTRDKADPRILREHAMLAALLVRELTTVDPDRVDTDALRERLHEDGAEPGMRAAGVWPDSWE